The Magnetospirillum sp. XM-1 genomic interval GACAAGCTGCTGGACGACGCCTCACGCGGCGCCAACGCCATCGTCACCGTTGATCTGGCCAAGCAGGTCATCACCGGTCCCGACGGCGGCTCCATCAGCTTCGAGGTCGATCCCTTCCGCAAGCATTGCCTGCTGAACGGTCTGGACGACATCGGTTTGACGCTCCAGCGCGAAGGCAAGATCGCGGCGTTTGAAGAAGCCCGCAAGACCGCCTCGCCCTGGCTGTAGCCGAGGGAATTCGACTCTTTCCATTGCTTGACGGGGCCGCCCCCAGGCGTTAGGCAGGCATCCGTTCGATATATCTTATATGCTCGGGAGTACAGCATGGCCGCCAAGAAGCTTTTGATCCTTCCCGGTGACGGCATCGGCGTCGAAGTCATGGCGCAGGTCCGCCGGATCATCGACTGGATGGCCCGCAAGCGGAAGGTGGAGTTCGAGATCACCGAGGGCCTGATCGGCGGCGCCGCCTACGACGTCCATGGCACTCCCTACCCGGCCGAGACGCTGGAGGCCGCCCTGGCCGCCGACGCCGTGCTGCTGGGTGCGGTGGGCGGTCCCAAGTGGGACGACCTGCCCTTCGACAAGAAGCCCGAGCGCGGCCTGCTGGGCATCCGCAAGGACATGGGCCTGTTCGCCAACCTGCGTCCCGCCACCGTGCTGGAAGCCCTGGCCGACGCCTCGACCCTGAAGAACGAAGTGGTCGCCGGCCTGGACATCATGATCCTGCGCGAGCTGACCGGCGGCCTGTATTTCGGCCAGCCGCGCGGCATCGACACCCTGCCCGACGGCACCCGCAAGGGCTACAACACCCTGGTCTACACCACGCCCGAGATCCAGCGCATCGGCCGCGTCGCCTTCGACCTGGCGCGTAAGCGCAACAAGAAGCTCTGCTCGGTGGACAAGGCCAACGTGCTGGAATGCACCGTGCTGTGGCGCGAAGAGATGATCAAGCTGCAGAAGGAAGAGTTCCCCGACGTGGAGCTCTCCCACATGTACGTGGACAACGCCGCCATGCAGCTGGTCCGCAATCCCAAGCAGTTCGACGTCATGGTCACCGAGAACATGTTCGGCGACATCCTGTCCGATTGCGCCGCCATGCTGACCGGCTCGCTGGGCATGCTGCCGTCGGCCTCGCTGGGCGAAGCGGACGCCCAGGGGAAGCGCAAGGCGCTGTACGAGCCCGTCCACGGCTCGGCCCCCGACATCGCCGGCAAGGACATGGCCAACCCGCTGGCCACCATCATGTCCTTCGCCATGTGCCTGCGCTACTCGTTCGACATGGCCGCCGAGGCCGATTTGATCGAGACCGCCGTCAAGAACGTCCTGAAGGGCGGCCTGCGCACCGCTGACATCATGCAGCCCGGCAAGGCCAAGGTCTCCACCACCGTCATGGGCGAGGCCGTGGTCCGCGAGCTGGACAAGCTGAACGCCTGATCCTTTCCGGATCTCGCCACACGACGAGGCGGCGGCCCCCATGGGGCCGCCGTTATCGTTTCTGGCCCCCCCACTCGCGCCAACGGCAATCAAAAGCATCTGGCGATAATTTATCGTCTATTTTAGAGTCTTGCTCGCCCACGCCATATTTCCAATAATTGCTTTTCCTGACTGCGCATCGCGTAAAAAAGGTCTCTTTTCCGCCGCGTTGCCCGGACTAGGGGGGAAAGCATGGGACGAAACATCATCGTCTTCGCCGACGGCACGGGCAACAGCGCCGCCAGCACCACCAAGACCAATGTCTGGCGCCTTTACCAGGCGCTCGACCTCACCGATGGCAACCAATTGGCGGCCTTCGCGGACGGCGTCGGCACTTCGTCGTTCATGCCCGAAAAGATCCTGGGCCTCGGCCTTGGCTTCGGGGTCAAAGGCAACGTGCTCGCCCTCTACAAGTTCCTCTGCCGCAATTATCGCCCCGGCGACAAGATCTATGCCTTCGGCTTCAGCCGTGGGGCGTTCACCATCCGAATTCTCAACGGCCTGCTCGCCCGGGAAGGGCTCGTCACCTACAACGAGTCCGAGGTGGAACTGTGGCACAACGCCCGCGCCGCCTACCGCCGTTTCCGCATGGCGGCCTTCCGGCGCGGCGGTCTGGCCACGATCCTCGGTACCGTCATGGGGCTTCTGGCCGACGCCACATGGTGGGGCGCGCGCAAGGCGAGCAATCTGCGCTCGTGGGCCGAGGTGGAGCAAGACACCCTGAGCCAGGACCGGGGCCCCGGACAGGTCCAGGTGGAATTCCTAGGGCTATGGGACACGGTCTCGGCTTATGGCCTGCCCATTGCCGAGTTGACCCGGTTCGTCGACACGTGGATCTTTCCCATGTCGTTTTCCGACACCACGCTGCCCGACAATGTCCAGTACGGACGGCAGGCGCTCAGCCTGGACGACGAACGCGAGACCTTCCATCCCATCCCCTGGGATGAGGGCGGGGCGGCGCGCCCGACCGGGCGTCCACTGGGCGGTGAAAAGCTCCTGCAGGTGTGGTTCGCCGGCGCCCACGCCAATGTCGGAGGCGGCTATCCCGATGACGGCCTGGCGCACGTCCCGTTGTGCTGGATGATCGACCAGGCCGCCAACAAGGGTTTGCGCTTTATGTCGTCGCTGGTGGCCGGCTATCGCGCCGTCGCCTCGGAATGCGGCCCCATCTACGATTCCCGCGGCGGCGGCGGGGTCTTTTACCGCTATCAACCGCGCGACCTTCACCAGTTGATGAAGGGCGCCCGTCCACTGATCGACGGCAGCGTGTTCCGTCGCCTGGCCAACGGCAACGACCGCTATGCTCCGCTGCCACTGACCATGGATGCCGACGTGCTGACCACCTCCGGCACGGCCTATCCCTTGACGGCATGTCCCACCTTTGCCGTAGGAAACATGCCGGTCGCCACCCTGACCTCCGACGGCCGGACAGCGGCCGCCATTCCCGTTCCGCCGATTCCCGACGATCGCGACCAGGAAATGGGCGACGCCGTTGCCCGAACCATGACCGCCGTGACCAAACGGCAGGCAAACGACCCGCAACTCGGCGGGGCTCCCGCCGGCACTCTGTTTCGCAGGGAGCGCGACGGGACGATGAATATCGTCTGGTGGCGTCGCGTCGTGTATTTCTCGACGCTGGGCTGCTTTCTTACCCTCCTTGCTTATCCGCTGATCGGCGAGGCCATATCGTCAGCCATAGACTCCGTCCGCATTTCGCTGATGAACTGGTTAGACCTGCACCACGGCGATGGCCGGGCCAGCAACGCGGCCGACGGAATCGGCTGGGGGCTCAGATGGTTGTTCGTCATGGCCCAGGATGTGCTGCCCGATGCGGCCACCCTTTGGCTGAAAAGCTTCGCCAATGCCCCGAACACCGCCGGCACGCTGCTGCTGGCCGGCTTCGCCCTGATCAGCCATAGCCGGCATCTGCAGATGAAAATCCGCGATCGGGTTCGGGTCAGCTGGTTGAGCGATCAGCCGCCGGAACACGGCCATAAGGAACTGATGAGCATCGCCTGGGGCGTGTTCTGGCTGCTGCTGGGCGTGACGATCCTGCTGCGCGGCGGCGAAACCATCTCCTGGGTCGCGCTGTCCGCCCTGATCCTTGGAACCATCGTCCTCGCCCGCGCCTTCGCCCCCCGCA includes:
- the leuB gene encoding 3-isopropylmalate dehydrogenase: MAAKKLLILPGDGIGVEVMAQVRRIIDWMARKRKVEFEITEGLIGGAAYDVHGTPYPAETLEAALAADAVLLGAVGGPKWDDLPFDKKPERGLLGIRKDMGLFANLRPATVLEALADASTLKNEVVAGLDIMILRELTGGLYFGQPRGIDTLPDGTRKGYNTLVYTTPEIQRIGRVAFDLARKRNKKLCSVDKANVLECTVLWREEMIKLQKEEFPDVELSHMYVDNAAMQLVRNPKQFDVMVTENMFGDILSDCAAMLTGSLGMLPSASLGEADAQGKRKALYEPVHGSAPDIAGKDMANPLATIMSFAMCLRYSFDMAAEADLIETAVKNVLKGGLRTADIMQPGKAKVSTTVMGEAVVRELDKLNA
- a CDS encoding DUF2235 domain-containing protein, translated to MGRNIIVFADGTGNSAASTTKTNVWRLYQALDLTDGNQLAAFADGVGTSSFMPEKILGLGLGFGVKGNVLALYKFLCRNYRPGDKIYAFGFSRGAFTIRILNGLLAREGLVTYNESEVELWHNARAAYRRFRMAAFRRGGLATILGTVMGLLADATWWGARKASNLRSWAEVEQDTLSQDRGPGQVQVEFLGLWDTVSAYGLPIAELTRFVDTWIFPMSFSDTTLPDNVQYGRQALSLDDERETFHPIPWDEGGAARPTGRPLGGEKLLQVWFAGAHANVGGGYPDDGLAHVPLCWMIDQAANKGLRFMSSLVAGYRAVASECGPIYDSRGGGGVFYRYQPRDLHQLMKGARPLIDGSVFRRLANGNDRYAPLPLTMDADVLTTSGTAYPLTACPTFAVGNMPVATLTSDGRTAAAIPVPPIPDDRDQEMGDAVARTMTAVTKRQANDPQLGGAPAGTLFRRERDGTMNIVWWRRVVYFSTLGCFLTLLAYPLIGEAISSAIDSVRISLMNWLDLHHGDGRASNAADGIGWGLRWLFVMAQDVLPDAATLWLKSFANAPNTAGTLLLAGFALISHSRHLQMKIRDRVRVSWLSDQPPEHGHKELMSIAWGVFWLLLGVTILLRGGETISWVALSALILGTIVLARAFAPRRIERIDGIARFFRTNSLVGCISAFWSSQIFPFVFFLGLFIGLVVVPGPHVLFALRDATGQFCRASDGHAPDDFETRHFCWDAGVKAVSGRRYIITLTLPPDMDWFDQAIHTDPLGFPSEGVMHANIFKRHWGARWFQPIARIGESGNDEYVLEPEETELAAADGGVIRRVPKEFCPFEVIGDDLALQETKAHPRLTSRIVTYEIRARTSGRLYLYVNDAIGFPFVATNRFYANNKGSAKVSVAERF